The Streptomyces sp. NBC_01363 region GGATGTGCTCGGTGACCAGGTCGATGCCCTCGGTGCGTACGGCGTCGATGGGCGCGGCGTCGATGAGGTGCGCGAGGCCGGTGGCCTCCTGTGGTGTCAGGGGTACCGAGAGCCGGCAGGAATCGGGGTCGTCCTGGTCGTAGAAGCCGATGAACCGCCGCCCGTCGTGGTGGACGACGACGGAGATGTGCTGGCCCGACTCGGTCGTGTAGTCGTACTGCACACCGACTCCGGGCAGCGTGGTGCGGTGGGTTCCCATGGCTTCCTCCCGAGAGGTGCGGCGGCTCTTGACGCACTTGGTGATCTCTTTATCTACGCATTACCTTATCCGGAGGGTCCCGCCGCCTGTGGCGTGCGGGGCTGTCGGGTTCGCATCCGGTGCGCTTCACGCGTGAGCGATGAGTGGGGGCGACGGGGTGTACGCCGAGGCCGGACACGTCGGCCCGCCCGAACGATCAATGCTTCCCAAGCCCGGGGGGAAGCTGTGCCACTGGGGCTTTGGCAGAGAAATCGACACCACCGGGCGGCGGCAGTACGCTCCGGCCCGTGACTGAGGACGGGCAGCTCCTGGCGAACTTCCGCGTCAACCTCGTGCCCGCAGTGCTGGCTCTGGCCAACCCCCCCGTGGCAGCGAGCGGTGTGGCTCGATCCGTCAGCTTTCGAGAACGTGGACCACATCTTTCACGTGCTCTTCGACGACTTCTGCGATGCCGACCAACCGGAGCGGTACCTCGGTATCAGTCTGCGGACCGACGAAGAGGTCGACCTCATGCGTCAGCTGGGCTCCGCGCTCAACGCCGCAGGATCCGAGGCTCCGAACGACACCGACGAGCAGTACCTGCGAGCGACAGCATGGCCGCGGGTTGTGGCGGTGGCCGGCCGTCTCGCGCAAGTCATGGTCTCCAACGACCTGAGCGAACTCGTTGCCCTGCACCGCACCGAGTCCGGGTAGGTAGTCACCGCTCAGGGGCCACGACACCTGATCTGATCCCTGATTCTCAAGCTCGGAGCGCGAGTTCGACTCTCGGCACCCGCTCCACGAAGAAGCCCCGGGCCGCTGGCCCGGGGCTTCTCCTTTTGTCCGGACGGCGCCGCTAGGAGATGCGGATGGCCGACCAGTTCGTGGTCTTGCCGGCCTGTGACCGGTTGTCGAAGCCGCCGTGGCCGTTGCCCCGGTTCAGCCAGGCGTGGCCGGTCTTGTCGAGCGAGATCAGGTCGGCCCGGCTGTCACCGGACAGGTCGAGCCCGCCGACCACGTCCTTGTAGGAGGTGCCCCAGTCCTTGAAGACCAGCGACCGGGGCTTGAAGGTGCCGGTGCCGGTCCCTCGGAACCGCCACAGCTCGTTCGACGCGTCGAGGGCCAGCAGGTCGTTCTTGCCGTCACCGTCGAGGTCCCCGGCGGCGAGCAGCTTCTTGTAGCCGCCGAAGCCGGACCCGGCGAGCGAGCGGGCCTTGAAGCCGCCCGCGCCGTTGTTCGCGTACACGTACAGCTTCCCGGTCGCGGCGGACCGGGTCAGCAGGTCGGCCCGGCCGTCGCCCGTCACGTCGCCGGGCGAGACGACAGCGTCGTACCCGCTCCAGTCCGAGGAGACCTTGACGTGGAACGACTGCTGGTCGGGCAGCCCGCCGCAGACCGTCGGGTAGACCCGGGCCTCGCCCTTCGGGTAGCGGACGAACACGTCGTTGCAGCGGTCGCCGTCGAGGTCGCCGTACGGCAGCACGAGCGTGCCCGTCGGCCAGCTGCTCGCGCGCTGCCCCGCGGACAGCTTCGTCGCGTCGCCCGCGTACACCTTCAGCCCGGTGCTGTTCCGGCCGAACAGGTCGGGCTTGCCGTCGTCCGTGTAGTCACCCCACTTGGGCAGCGCGCGGCTGGTGGTGGTGGCCTGCTGGACGCCGTCCAGGGCGATGCTGTTCGTGTCGGTCAGCTTGTACTCGTCCCACAGCACGACGGGCCGGCCGAGCGCATCGGCAGCCACCTGGGGCGCCCCGGTGGACTGGGCACCCGTCGCGCTCAGCCGCCGCGGGGCGGACCAGGTGCCGCCCTTGAAGACGGCGGCCATCGTGTACTCCTCGCCCGAGTAGCCCTCCCGCCAGGTCACCGTGACCGTGCCGCCCGAGGTGGCGGCCGCGCTCACCGCGCGCACCTTCTTGTGCGTGGAGAAGGGCTGCGTGTACGGCTGCCAGGCGCCGGTGGCCGCCGAGCGCACCGCGTACCAGGGGCCGGTCGAGTAGCCGGGCCCACCGGCGACGAAGAGGTCGCCGTTGGGCAGGTGGACGGGCGCCGTCATCCCGTACGTGCTGCCGTAGTTGGCGGCGGAACGAGGGGTGCTCCACTGCGTGGCGCTGACGGCCCGGCGCGTGTGCATGAGGTGCGCGTTGTCGTCGTAGAACACATCGAAGCCGCCCTGCGGACTGGCGAACACCTTCGGGCGCGCCAGGTCCACGCCCGGGACCGGAAAGCCCTTGACCGCGGTCCAGGCGGACGCGCCGGGGGCCTTCTCCAGGGCGACGACGGCCTTGCTCGCCTGCCACTGCCACACCAGCAGAGCGGTGCCGTCCTTGGCGACCGCCAGGTCCATGGCGGAAATGTCCCGACTGCCGGACGGCGGCTGCACGTTGAGGTCGGCCGGAGTGGTCCACGCGGCCTGCGGGCCGGTCTTCTCGGCCGCCTTCACCACGCCGGAGACCGACCACACGGCGACCAGCCGGCCATCGGGGGCCGCTGCCAGGTGGTGGTAGCCCTTCTCGGGGACCGCGGCGACGTACTCGGGCTCGGAGAAGGCGGTCGCGCCGGGCGCGAGGGTGGCCACCTTCAGCCAATAGTTGTTGTGGTCGTCGGCGCGCTCGGCCCGCCAGACCAGGCGCACCGAGCCGTCGCCGAGCGGGACGAGCTCGGTGTTGTACCCGCCGGCGTCCGGCCAGGTCTGCGGGGCGAGCCAACGGGTGCTGCCGGCGGGCCGGATCCGGGTGGAACGGGAGAGCCCGTCGCCGGTGAGGGAGACGAGGGCGCCGTTCCCGGCCGACTCCAGGACGTTCAGCCCGCCCGATGCGGAGGCGGGGTTGGGGTTCGGGGCATGCAGGGTGCGGGTGCCCCACGGGCCCGGCGCACGCGTCTCGACGGCGGCCGTGGCGGTGGTGCCGGTGGTGGCCGGGGCCGCGACCGTGGCGGTGGTGCGGGCGGCGGCCGGGGCGGCGGCCGCCAGGGCGAGAATGGGAGTGAGCGCGATGCCGAGCACCACGCGGGACTGCGAAGTCATGGGAATGCCCCCCCGGGCAGGCGTATCCGGAGATACGGATTCGCCGAACTGTTCGATCAAGTCAGGCGCAGCGTATATCAGCCAAGATCGTCCCGTGTGTCGGATTCTCGGTGCCTGCTCGGAGGAGTGCAGAGAAGTCCAGGGGAGTTCAGCGATGTTCAGCGGAGGCAAGGACTCCGTCACCGATCGCGCCCCGCAAGACGTGGGTGATCTCTTCGGGCTTGAGGTCGATGCTGCCGATGCCGGACGTGGTCAGCGGGATCTCTTCCAGGGCGTATTCGCCCCGGCCTTCGGCGCTGAACTCGAGTCCGGTGCGGTCGTCGAAGGACCATGCCTCGATGCGGGCGAGGTAGAAGAGTTGTCGCTCGTCGTCGGTCTCCAGCGTGTGCAGGAGGCGGACGATGTCGGCCTTGCCGGCGATCTCCTCGTGGATCTCCCGGTGGAGGGCGGCCTCCCGGGATTCGTCGGTGTCTTCGACGCCGCCTCCGGGCAGGACCCAGTAGACGGGGATGCCGGGCCGGGTGCGGCGGATGACCAGCATCGTGTCGTTCGGGGTGA contains the following coding sequences:
- a CDS encoding cation:proton antiporter regulatory subunit, which codes for MGTHRTTLPGVGVQYDYTTESGQHISVVVHHDGRRFIGFYDQDDPDSCRLSVPLTPQEATGLAHLIDAAPIDAVRTEGIDLVTEHIPLGTRSPYGGRLLGDTRARTRTGASIVAVLRTHSAHPSPGPDFRLAIGDTLVVVGTREGVDTLSEIIAEG
- a CDS encoding NUDIX domain-containing protein: MIERVRAVLVTPNDTMLVIRRTRPGIPVYWVLPGGGVEDTDESREAALHREIHEEIAGKADIVRLLHTLETDDERQLFYLARIEAWSFDDRTGLEFSAEGRGEYALEEIPLTTSGIGSIDLKPEEITHVLRGAIGDGVLASAEHR
- a CDS encoding VCBS repeat-containing protein codes for the protein MTSQSRVVLGIALTPILALAAAAPAAARTTATVAAPATTGTTATAAVETRAPGPWGTRTLHAPNPNPASASGGLNVLESAGNGALVSLTGDGLSRSTRIRPAGSTRWLAPQTWPDAGGYNTELVPLGDGSVRLVWRAERADDHNNYWLKVATLAPGATAFSEPEYVAAVPEKGYHHLAAAPDGRLVAVWSVSGVVKAAEKTGPQAAWTTPADLNVQPPSGSRDISAMDLAVAKDGTALLVWQWQASKAVVALEKAPGASAWTAVKGFPVPGVDLARPKVFASPQGGFDVFYDDNAHLMHTRRAVSATQWSTPRSAANYGSTYGMTAPVHLPNGDLFVAGGPGYSTGPWYAVRSAATGAWQPYTQPFSTHKKVRAVSAAATSGGTVTVTWREGYSGEEYTMAAVFKGGTWSAPRRLSATGAQSTGAPQVAADALGRPVVLWDEYKLTDTNSIALDGVQQATTTSRALPKWGDYTDDGKPDLFGRNSTGLKVYAGDATKLSAGQRASSWPTGTLVLPYGDLDGDRCNDVFVRYPKGEARVYPTVCGGLPDQQSFHVKVSSDWSGYDAVVSPGDVTGDGRADLLTRSAATGKLYVYANNGAGGFKARSLAGSGFGGYKKLLAAGDLDGDGKNDLLALDASNELWRFRGTGTGTFKPRSLVFKDWGTSYKDVVGGLDLSGDSRADLISLDKTGHAWLNRGNGHGGFDNRSQAGKTTNWSAIRIS